Proteins co-encoded in one Setaria viridis chromosome 9, Setaria_viridis_v4.0, whole genome shotgun sequence genomic window:
- the LOC117838020 gene encoding uncharacterized protein, whose amino-acid sequence MLAALLLHGVAGFGARKSGGAAAKRASRLEEAACAEARTVCVTGARSFVRFTVVDRLLHHGYNVRLALETQGFFYAKNYKMFPPTEDWENIDWSTRRPWMDFPVQARIAGPALSGGDRGIERVDIDLMGVKPGSRLADIRKTTCHKYLMDPKVITGLGSSLRLH is encoded by the exons ATGCTCGCTGCGCTGCTACTCCACGGCGTCGCAGGCTTCGGCGCCCGGAAGtcaggcggcgccgcggcgaagCGCGCGTCCCGGCTTGAGGAGGCTGCCTGCGCGGAGGCGCGCACTGTGTGCGTCACCGGTGCCAGGTCCTTCGTCAGGTTCACCGTCGTCGACCGGCTGCTCCACCACGGGTACAACGTCCGCCTGGCGCTCGAGACGCAAG GGTTTTTCTACgcaaaaaattacaaaatgtTTCCACCAACCGAGGACTGGGAAAATATTGATTGGTCAACTAGAAGGCCATGGATGGACTTCCCTGTACAG GCTAGGATTGCTGGACCTGCACTTTCAGGTGGTGACCGTGGCATTGAGAGAGTAGATATAGATTTGATGGGGGTAAAACCTGGGTCGAGGCTCGCCGATATCAGAAAGACAACgtgccataagtatctgatggACCCCAAAGTGATAACTGGGCTTGGGTCCTCTTTGAGGCTACATTAG
- the LOC117835637 gene encoding uncharacterized protein produces MAGGDDLKLLGMWASPFVLRVKLALSLKGLSYEYVEEDLRNKSELLLKSNPVHNKVPVLIHDGKPVCESSVILQYIDEAFAGTGPPLLPADPYERAIARFWAAYIDDKMLAAWTQASRGKTEEDRAEGMKQSLATVETLEGALRDCGKGKPFFGGDNVGYVDVVLGGMLGWVRANEELQGAKPFDPERTPLLAAWADRFWSLEAVEPVMPDVSRVIEFGKARQAAAAAGAGNWVDPEPKAYQRTFYALANVFLQLSWETPLPLESEFWDPTMDLERRLCLNPVDPTFVGVAECAPESFHDLLEINFVSSSSSEVDLIHRDNLLREWFMRSSRSTPLLTGCAHSQYSKMAGSGHELKLLGTWASPFALRVKLALGFKVLSYEDVEEDLRNKSDLLLSSNPVHEKVPVLIHNGKPICESQIIVQYIDEAFVGTGPSLLPADPYERAIARFWAAYVDDKLLASWLQSFRGKTEEEKAEGLKQTLAAVEHMEAAFKEFSKGKPFFGGDSVGYLDVTLGALVAWVHAGEKLYGFRLFDATRSPLLNAWVERFGALDAAKAVLPEADRLVDYAKMRQADAAAAASNN; encoded by the exons atggccggaggcgacgaccTGAAGCTGCTCGGCATGTGGGCGAGCCCGTTCGTGCTGCGGGTGAAACTCGCGCTCAGCCTCAAGGGCCTGAGCTACGAGTACGTCGAGGAGGATCTCAGGAACAAGAGCGAGCTCCTCCTCAAGTCCAACCCCGTCCACAACAAGGTTCCCGTGCTCATCCACGACGGGAAGCCCGTCTGCGAGTCGTCGGTCATCCTGCAGTACATCGATGAAGCCTTCGCCGGCACCGGCCCGCCACTCCTCCCCGCCGACCCCTACGAACGCGCCATCGCTCGCTTCTGGGCTGCCTACATCGATGACAAG ATGCTGGCCGCTTGGACCCAGGCGTCGAGGGGCAAAACAGAGGAGGATAGGGCTGAGGGAATGAAGCAGTCTCTCGCCACGGTGGAGACCCTGGAGGGAGCCCTGAGGGATTGCGGCAAGGGGAAGCCATTCTTCGGCGGCGACAACGTCGGGTACGTGGACGTCGTGCTCGGCGGCATGCTCGGATGGGTGCGAGCAAATGAAGAGCTGCAGGGCGCCAAGCCCTTCGACCCCGAACGGACTCCGCTCCTGGCGGCGTGGGCGGACCGCTTCTGGTCGCTGGAAGCCGTCGAGCCAGTCATGCCCGACGTGAGCAGGGTGATCGAGTTCGGCAAGGCCCGTCAAGCGGCTGCGGCCGCCGGTGCAGGCAACTG GGTGGACCCTGAGCCGAAGGCCTACCAGCGCACCTTCTATGCGCTGGCCAACGTCTTCCTCCAGCTCTCGTGGGAGACCCCACTCCCCCTGGAGAGTGAGTTCTGGGACCCTACG ATGGACCTCGAGCGCAGGCTCTGCCTCAACCCCGTGGACCCCACGTTCGTCGGTGTGGCGGAGTGCGCGCCGGAATCCTTCCACGACCTCTTAGAGATCAACTTTGTGAGCAGCTCCTCGTCCGAGGTGGACCTCATCCACCGTGATAACCTGTTGAGGGAGTGGTTCATGCGAAGCTCGCGGAGCACACCCCTCCTGACGGGCTGCGCGCACAGTCAATATAGC AAAATGGCCGGAAGTGGTCATGAGCTGAAACTGCTCGGCACCTGGGCAAGCCCGTTTGCTCTCCGAGTGAAGCTCGCGCTCGGCTTCAAGGTCCTGAGCTACGAGGACGTCGAGGAGGATCTCCGCAACAAGAGCGACCTCCTCCTCAGCTCCAACCCGGTGCACGAGAAGGTGCCCGTGCTCATCCACAACGGCAAGCCTATCTGTGAGTCGCAGATTATCGTGCAGTACATCGACGAGGCCTTCGTTGGCACTGGCCCCTCCCTGCTTCCTGCTGACCCATATGAACGCGCCATTGCTCGCTTCTGGGctgcctacgtcgacgacaag CTCTTGGCCTCGTGGCTGCAATCGTTCAGGGGCAagacggaggaggagaaggcggaggGGCTGAAGCAGACGCTTGCGGCGGTGGAGCACATGGAGGCGGCCTTCAAGGAGTTCTCCAAGGGCAAGCCCTTCTTCGGAGGCGACAGCGTCGGGTACCTGGACGTCACGCTGGGGGCCCTTGTCGCGTGGGTGCACGCCGGCGAGAAGCTCTATGGTTTCAGGCTCTTTGACGCCACAAGGAGCCCGCTCCTGAACGCGTGGGTGGAGCGGTTCGGCGCGCTCGACGCGGCCAAGGCGGTCCTGCCGGAAGCAGACAGACTGGTCGATTACGCCAAGATGAGGCAGGCCGACGCGGCAGCCGCTGCCTCAAACAACTAG